Proteins encoded within one genomic window of Camelina sativa cultivar DH55 chromosome 19, Cs, whole genome shotgun sequence:
- the LOC104766445 gene encoding uncharacterized protein LOC104766445, translating to MDRIIFSCKNYKKGYSVDALNLVRPRHYILRTGIIVSSLFTQISMAVLSRTKRVTDPLDDEAKARILSSHGCILDQDSPRLCELVHGFFDDGHEETLYDDSDSDLSENSIVKRSQASEEILKMAVTFSDSDPYRNLLLAHVLRAAETYSGFRSRNKSVFQNKVASFLRELGHDAAVCVSKWNSSAKLTAGSYEFIDVIYKPTAVRYFVDLDFASEFEIARPTQEYTRVLQLLPNVFVGKEVNLRTIVRELCDATKRSMKSRGLSLPPWRRSSYLQHKWFGPYKRKVGSGLGVKPLSSDAVNCRSLGFDHEGAVNARLFIRT from the exons ATGGATCGGATAATATTTTCTTGTAAGAATTACAAAAAGGGATATTCTGTAGACGCTTTAAATCTCGTCCGTCCACGTCACTATATCTTACGAACTGGAATAATCGTCAG TTCTCTATTCACTCAAATATCAATGGCTGTTCTCTCAAGAACCAAACGTGTCACTGATCCACTCGACGACGAAGCTAAAGCTCGGATCTTAAGTAGCCACGGTTGCATCCTAGACCAAGATTCTCCTCGACTCTGCGAGCTTGTACACGGGTTTTTCGACGATGGTCACGAAGAGACACTCTACGACGACTCCGACTCCGACCTGTCTGAGAATTCTATAGTCAAACGTTCCCAAGCTAGTGAGGAGATCTTGAAGATGGCGGTGACCTTCTCTGATTCTGATCCTTATCGGAATCTATTGCTAGCTCACGTTTTAAGAGCCGCGGAGACATATTCCGGTTTTAGGTCAAGGAACAAATCTGTTTTCCAGAACAAGGTAGCTTCGTTTCTGCGAGAGCTCGGCCACGACGCGGCCGTTTGTGTGTCCAAATGGAACTCATCGGCCAAACTCACAGCCGGTAGTTACGAGTTCATTGACGTCATTTACAAGCCGACGGCCGTCCGTTACTTCGTTGATCTAGACTTTGCTTCCGAGTTCGAGATCGCAAGGCCGACGCAAGAATACACGCGTGTGTTGCAGTTGCTTCCTAATGTTTTTGTCGGGAAAGAAGTGAATCTGAGGACGATTGTGAGAGAGTTATGTGACGCTACGAAGCGGTCGATGAAGAGCCGTGGCTTGTCTCTCCCACCGTGGCGGAGAAGCTcttatttgcaacacaagtggTTTGGTCCGTACAAAAGAAAGGTTGGATCTGGTTTGGGAGTGAAGCCTTTGAGTAGTGACGCTGTAAACTGCCGATCTTTAGGGTTTGATCATGAGGGTGCCGTCAATGCTCGTTTGTTCATCAGGACGTGA
- the LOC104766444 gene encoding peptidyl-prolyl cis-trans isomerase FKBP62 — translation MDTDFEMPPVGGMNDDDDMDFGDAAAYLKVGEEKEIQQGLKKKLVKEGEGYETPENGDEVEVHYTGTLLNGTKFDSSRDRATPFKFTLGQGQVIKGWDIGIKTMKKGENAVFTIPAELAYGESGSPPTIPANATLQFDVELLTWVSVKDICKDGGVFKKILAVGEKWENPKDLDEVLVKFEAKLDDGTIVGKSNGVEFTVKDGHFCPALSKAVKTMKKGEKVLLTVKPQYGFGEKGKPASAGEGAVPPNATLEINLELVSWKTVSEVTDDNKVMKKILKEGEGYERPNEGAVVKVKLIGKLQDGTVFLKKGHGENEELFEFKTDEEQVVDGLDRAVMKMKKGEVALVTVEPEYAFGSNESKQELAVVPPKSTVYYEVDLVTFDKERESWDMNTEEKIEAATKKKEEGNSKFKAGKYALASKRYEKAVKFIEYDTSFSEEEKKQAKALKVACNLNDAACKLKLKDYKQAEKLCTKVLELESTNVKALYRRAQAYMELADLDLAEFDVKKALEIDPNNREVKLEQRRLKEKMKEFNKKEAKFYGNMFAKLTKESSKDGEAMST, via the exons ATGGATACAGATTTCGAGATGCCTCCGGTCGGTGGAAtgaacgacgacgacgacatgGATTTCGGCGACGCCGCTGCGTATCTCAAGGTCggtgaagagaaagagatccaACAAggcttgaagaagaagcttgttaAGGAAGGTGAAGGTTACGAGACTCCTGAGAACGGCGATGAAGTTGA aGTGCATTACACTGGGACTTTGTTAAATGGGACGAAGTTTGATTCTAGCCGTGATAGAGCAACGCCTTTTAAATTCACTCTTGGACAAG GTCAGGTTATTAAAGGATGGGATATTGgtatcaagacaatgaagaaaggTGAAAACGCTGTTTTCACTATCCCTGCGGAGCTAGCGTATGGGGAATCTGGTTCACCGCCGACAATCCCTGCGAACGCCACGCTTCAGTTTGATGTGGAGTTGCTTACATGGGTTAGTGTTAAGGACATATGCAAAGATGGTGGTGTGTTTAAGAAGATTCTTGCTGTGGGAGAGAAGTGGGAGAACCCAAAGGATCTCGATGAAGTTCTTG TTAAGTTCGAGGCTAAACTTGACGATGGTACCATTGTTGGGAAATCTAATGGCGTTGAATTCACTGTTAAAGATG GACATTTCTGCCCTGCACTTTCTAAGGCTGTGAAAACCATGAAAAAGGGTGAAAAGGTCCTTCTGACAGTTAAACCACAAT ATGGTTTTGGGGAGAAGGGCAAACCTGCCTCTGCTGGTGAAGGTGCTGTTCCTCCAAATGCGACACTTGAGATCAATCTGGAGTTAGTTTCCTGGAAAACAGTTTCAGAAGTAACTGATGACAACAAGGTTATGAAGAAAATCTTGAAGGAAGGGGAGGGATATGAGCGTCCTAACGAGGGGGCAGTTGTGAAAG TGAAATTGATAGGGAAACTTCAAGATGGAACTGTATTCCTGAAGAAAGGTCATGGTGAGAATGAGGAACTGTTTGAGTTCAAAACAGATGAAG AGCAAGTGGTCGATGGACTTGATAGAGCTGTCATGAAGATGAAAAAGGGTGAAGTGGCATTGGTGACAGTAGAACCTGAGTACGCCTTTGGTTCTAATGAGTCAAAACAGGAATTGGCTGTGGTGCCACCAAAGTCAACTGTCTACTATGAGGTTGATCTTGTGACTTTCGACAAG GAAAGGGAATCGTGGGACATGAACACTGAAGAAAAGATAGAAGCTGCTActaagaagaaggaagaaggaaatTCCAAGTTTAAAGCAGGCAAATATGCCCTGGCGTCCAAAAGATACGAGAAG GCTGTCAAATTCATTGAATACGACACATCCTTCagtgaagaggagaagaagcaagCAAAAGCATTGAAGGTGGCGTGCAATCTAAACGATGCAGCCTGCAAACTCAAATTGAAAGATTACAAGCAGGCTGAAAAACTCTGCACAAAG GTGTTAGAGCTAGAAAGCACCAATGTGAAGGCCTTATACAGGAGAGCCCAAGCATATATGGAGTTGGCTGATTTAGACTTGGCTgagtttgatgtcaagaaggcCCTTGAAATCGATCCCAACAACAG GGAAGTGAAGCTGGAACAGAGAAGGTTGAAGGAGAAAATGAAGGAGTTCAACAAAAAGGAAGCCAAGTTTTATGGAAACATGTTTGCAAAACTAACT AAGGAATCATCAAAAGATGGAGAGGCAATGAGCACCTGA